Genomic DNA from Panthera leo isolate Ple1 chromosome A1, P.leo_Ple1_pat1.1, whole genome shotgun sequence:
GTCTCAGTGACTGGTGCTGGTGTTCAGAGTAGTCCTCATCCACATGAGTGGGGCTCAGCAGTGCCTCTGACAGTGTCATTTGTGGTAAATTACAGGAGAGTCAACTAACCTCCATAGATGAGAGGAGACAATTGTTGTAAGCATTTGAAAATGTGCTAGCTTCCTACCTTCTCCCTGTTGGAAATGTAACTGTTACAGATACGCAACAAATGTGTCTATTAGCAACCTGTGATGTGGAACTGTTTGGGATGACTGGGTTAAAATATGGAAACTTCCAGTTAAAATTGTGATGCTCTGAAATGAATGCTTTATTCAGTGTATCTGCATCTAGGTTACCTAGATTACCTAGATTATGTATCCTCTTTAAACATGCTGACATTCACCTCCTCTTTTcaaatgattaaattattttttgatttagggtcttattttattcttctcaaTACCTGGCAAAGAATAACCCTAATGGTAGTAACCTCTTATTGAATTATATTCTACTAATTCAGAACTACTAATTCAGTGGGAATGTATCATTACTCTCCTAGAACAAATGAACAGTAGGGAGAGGATCCCAGAGATCACACTTGTGATTGCTTAAGAGAAGAGTTCAGTTTTCAGAActtcttgaaaatgtctttttatctGCCAGTAATTacttggcgggggggtggggggggtgttaTTTGAGACAGGACCTCTCCTATCTTTGCTTTTCACAGTTTAGTTGGGGTAACTATGTGTAAGATCAAATTATGAAGTTgcattccttaaatatttaatgtaagacTTCAATTTTGATGAAGCTTTAAAAACTTCATCCGATGGTTATGTTTCCTGACACAAGCAGGGAACGTCTGAGCTACGGTGGCCTCTTAGGCCCCAGGAAGATGGAAGTCTTGTGGCATTTCGCAAATGCTGACCCAGTCCGGGGTCTGGGATATCACAGGGTGGTTATAGTTTGTTATTTCCcttatgtttagaatttttattgaaGTCCTCTAACGCAGTTTTGATCTTGATGTTTTCTAAAGTCTTACAGTATAAAAGTGCAGAAATATGTGATTTGTACTAAGCAGAGTCAAAGTTTAGCTCTTTAGCGATTGGCCAGACTCTGTCGTCTTTACCTAttgcttcttcctctgtttttctgATAATCATCAGTACAGCTGGGCATTAGGCAAAAGGGAGTGATTAGCTCCTGccagactttttttcccttccttttatatGGTTGCATGTACACAGAGACTAAGTGCCATTTATTAACCACTTGTGCAGCAGCCGTTACGTTAagtcttttcatccatttttatttaatcctcgtGCTAACTGATTGAGGAACCAGGGCTCAGAATTGGTATTGCTTGTCTGGGATGTCACAGCAGAGCCAGGCCTCAAGCCCAGGTCCCTCTAACCCCACTGCTGACACCCGAGAACACACTCCACTCTTTTGCATCCTCTGGTTTTGACTGTTGAACACACATCAGTCTCCTACCGAGGGTGAGCTCTTTCAGGGCTGTAGCTGGGTGCTGGGCACACTGGGAACCCTGTGTTGTTTATTGGACTGGGCTCgaaggtttgggggaggaagaagtCGAATGAACACAAGTGTAAGTAAGCCCTGGGGTAGGCTGCTTTCCTCTCGTTTCTGTGGGTATTTGAGGCTGCACTCTAACACACGTAGACTCGTGCTGGAGATTTCTGTCCTGGTTGTAGGGGGCACGGCATGTGTACTGACCGGGCAGCCCTTTGACACCGTGAAAGTGAAGATGCAGACGTTCCCCGACCTGTACAGGGGCCTCACCGACTGCTGCCTGAAAACCTACTCCCAAGTGGGCTTCCGCGGCTTCTACAAGGGGACCAGCCCAGCGCTGATTGCCAACATCGCCGAGAACTCTGTCCTCTTCATGTGCTATGGCTTCTGCCAACAGGTGGTGCGGAAAGTGGTTGGATTGGAAAAGCAGGCCAAGCTAAGGTGAGTCGTGGGCACTAATACCTGCTCAGTTTGTTTCAAAAGACAACCTTGTTgggggcgcccggtggctcagtcagttgagcgtccgacttcggctcaggtcatgatctcacggttcgtgggttcaagccccgcgtcgggctctgtgctgacagctcagagcctggagcctgcttcagattctgtgtctccctctctccctgcccctcccctgctaatgctctgtctctctctttctcactctctcaaaaataaaataaacattaaaaagaaatttaaaagacaacGTTGTTGTATAGTCAAAATTTTTGTGATACCTTATGGGAaggatgtttccttttttaaaataacccaCTTTCTCTCTGGTTATGGAGGAATAAGTTGTCATCCTATAAAACTTGCAAACCACGAATTCTGCAGGACGAGGATTGCCTGTAATGTACCATGGAGAAGGAGACACCCTTACGTATTGGTGTCCTTCACGAAGATGCTTTTCAGATGCTGCAGGTCGTACTACTTCTCTTGTGGGCACAGGTGCTGGACCAGAGCCACAGATGCAGCCTGGGAGCCACGTTTGGGATTCCACCTCGTCGGCAAAATGCAGAGGATTGGAAGAAGCTGCCTGAACCAGTCTGAGAGACACTTGGAATTTTAGGAAGAGTCGGCAGCATCTCAGAAGATGGAGATGAACCTGTTTGGCCATGTCTGCCCCAAACGTCAGACTCTGCCATGTGCTTGGCCATCCCTTGGATATTTACATACACAGCAACTAGGAAGAACTCGGGAAACACTGGGATGTGTAGCCATCCCTTTTctgaatgttgaatttttaaaaatcacttaaattgTATCAGCTGCATGGTTCTTACGGGTTGTATTGGTAGGAATTGGAAACCCTATTGCAACTCGGGTCCCACTTGACTAAAAGTAGGTCCCTTTTGTCCAGAAGTTCCCTGGAGGTGCCTAGTGGTCTTTAAGACATGCCCTTTTGCAGGCAGGAATTTTGTCTTGATGGATGGAACTTGTTTTTTAAGGGGACTGGATGAAATCACCCAGGGAGATAGCTTCTGTAGGGGGCTGCACACTGATTCTAGGACCTTCCAGCACAGAGGGGTCAGGAAAAAGAGATGAAGTAAAGAAATATGCAAGAAACAAACGAGGAGAATGTGGGATCTCATGATAGAGACTGATGGGAAGAACACTGTAGTGACTGTCGCCCTCCCTGCTCAAGGGGGAGACTTTCTACATGAGGAGACCTGGGGTTTAGGTCCCCTGCAGCATCCCCAGAGGAGAACGCCTTGCAGAGAAGACAGCAGCCACATGAGGTCCCGGAGGAAGTCCTGCAACAAAGAAGCCGGCCTATTTCACTTGGCCTAACCCAGCAACCTCCTCTTTTTTTGGTCTTGGCGTGGGAAAGAGCTGCTTTTTCGTCATTCAGAAACAGTGTGTACTTATTGCCTGTTGGGAAAACGCTACCTTAGATGCTACCTTAGAGTTGACAGAGCTATGACTCCCACGGCTATCGTGGTTTTTTTGgttcgtttttgtttttcttgtgttttttgtttttgtttttagccctCACTGATGTCCTGCGAGAGCAGCAAAGCCGGTGGATGGTGTTAATTGTGTTACAGATGGGGGGAATTTCATGCAGATCCTGACAGGCTTAGGATCATATTATCTGAGCTCATAACAGAgagcaggactcaaacccatgccTTCTGGGCCCCCATCTGGTGTTCTTTCCCTAAGACCAGAGTCAGGGCTCTGGACCGTGGGTAGGGGTCAGGTCTAGAGAAAAGATAAATCAGCAGAAGCAGTGAAAGGAAAGCACTGCTTGGAAGAAACTACTGTGAATTTCAGCAAATTCGTAAATATTTGTCCGTCCATGGTTTAAATTCCACCCTGAGTCATGTTCTCCTTTGACCTTTGGCTGCATGGGGTGTAAACACAGCAGGCGTGTCCAGGTACTTGTTTGTTGAAGGGGTGACAAACAGCGGATTCTTACAAAACCCCATCCTAGGCCTACTGAAGCTTCAGTTCCAGTTCTGAACGCCTTTACGGCAGGTGCAGCCTTGGGCCGGCCTACCTTATTTAGTGCCCTGGAAGATGAGAGTATTTATCGGAGAGCCAAAGTCTACTGCACACCTGATCTGCCTTGTTGTTGGGATGGGACAGCATGCTCGGTATTCCTTCAGGTGGCTGAGCCATTATTGTGTCTTAGGTTGATAGATGTCCCCATTTATCGATGCCGCCTCTGTTCCGGCAAACTTGGCAACTCTGGTTAATGACCCTAATTGACTGTCGCCTGTCGCAAGTTGACAGAGAGTCCCTGAGGGAGACCAGGTATGGATCCGCAGACTGGCTGAAAGACCACAGAAACCCCCTGAAGCTTTGGCGTTGACAACCAGCTAAGCAGGAGTAaaaggcagggaaggaacagTGTGAGTGGTGTTGGGCACTTTCCACACACTAGAAGCTGAGAGCAAGGATAGTCGTGTGTCTGGCTCTCACCAGGTGATGGGCCGATATTTAATTCTCTGAAATGAAAAGCAAGTCTCTACTCAAAGCAGCGTCTTGCTCCTGGAAGAAGCCTCCCTTCAGGCCAGCTATTCTGAGACCTGGGTGTGCAGCCGACCGGCTGGACCCGGGGCACCCTCCTCCTGTCTGCCCGCAGCACCGAGGCCAGGTCACCTGGGGATAGGAGAGGGGGCTGAGATTGGAGGAAGCCCTTGATTTTATATTAACATCTGACGTCAGTTTATGTAACTGTTTGTTAGGTCTTTTAGGCTCTTGCTCATGGTTTGGAGGAAAATTGTTGGGATCTCTACCCAGGGCAGTCAGCTGGGGGGCTTACCCCCCGGGGGGGGTGTCATCCCAGTTGTCCAGTGACAGTGGTATGCTGGCATTTAACGGGGGAGTGTCAGGGAGCCCACTGTCCTGCTGTAAGCCTCTTGCTGCTTCCTTGCCCAACCCCATGGGCCAGCTGAGCTCCTGTGGCAGAACACTGCCCGGGTTGGAAAGGGTCTTATTTTCTGCCCCCATGAACACTCACAGAATAATTCCTGATGACGGATTTCTCAGGCTTCTCCCCATATTTTTGGACTCATCGGACCTCAATTTCACAGCCCTGCTGGTGACTGTGGCCAGTGGTACCAAACCCTTTTGAGGTGAGGTGAATACTTCTGGTTTCTGTGCGTTCCTCCTTTTAGATTTCCGACTTAGCCTTTTTGCCTCCAACTGTCGAGCTTGCTGACTGGCACTGGCTTCACCCCCTCCTTCAGTACTATTGTAGCCTCCTGGTGCCCTCTGTTGCTGAGGTCAGGAGGTCAGCGGAACTGGGAAGACACTTTGCGATGAGCAGCTTTATGGTTAAAAATTCATCCTGGGCTTCCATCTGGGCAGTTACATTACATATCTGGTTGCTCCAGGTTGGATTTTTTGGCATGTGGGGATAGCCTTGGAACCTAGTTTTATAAAGCTTAGTGGCAGATGCTCTGAAGTATTAATAACGGGTGCctttggggtggtggtgggagtatggatgatttttttcctctctcctccccccgccTTCCTccccttttgattttgttttatatggcATTGTGTCTTACTTCTggatgctgtaacaaagtaccatcaactgggtggtttattttttttatacatatatataatttatcgtcaaattggtttccatacaacacccagtgctcatcccaataggtgccctcctcaatgcccatcatccacttttccctctccctaccccccatcaaccctcagtttgttctcagtatttaagagtctcttatggtttgcctccttccctctctgtaactttccccacccccccatatcctcccccctggtcttctgttaagtttctcaggatccacatatgagtgaaaacatggttatctttttctgcctgacttatttcacttagcattacactctccagttccatccatgttgctgcaaatggccagatttcattctttctcgttgtcaagtagtattccattatgtatataaaccacatcttctttatcccttcatcagttgatggacatttaggctctttccataatttagctgttgttgaaagtgctgctataaacatcggggtacaagtgcccctgtgcgtcagcactcctgtatcccttcagtaaattcctagcagtgctattgctgggtcatagggtagatctaattttaattttttgaggaacctccacactgttttccagagtggctgcaaactgggtggtttaaacaaacctttgtttctcacagttctggagactggaaagcCCAAGGTCATAGTGCTGGTTGATTTGGTGTCTGGTAAGGGTCCACTTCCTGGTTTGTAGAGGgacaccttcttgctgtgtcctcagtgggtggagagagagctaggtggtctcttataaggacactaattccaTCCTGGGGGTTCTACCCTTGCGATTTCCTCTCcatctaattacctcccaaagtcccTCCGGAAATACCAGCATATTTGGGATTAAGGCTTCAGCATAGAAATTTGGGAGTGCGGGATACATTCGGTGCATAGCACTATGACTGATGAAAGGAGCATGGGTTTTGTAGTCAGGCAGACCTGCGTTTGAATCCTAGTATTGCTACTTGGTAGTAGCATGCGTTCTATGTATTCTGTGTGTTGTGTTGCCACATGACAGTTGGAGTGTTGCTGTCAGCCTCCCAGGGTTGTGAGACCCTTAGATGAAACACCACGTGCAGGTTCCCAAGTGTTCCTCTCTTTGATGGTGGCTGTCCCTCACTGCCCGAGTGCTCTGCATGGtgaatgctgaatgaatgaataactgcTTGTCTCCTTCCAGTGATCTGCAGAACGCGGCCGCTGGTTCCTTCGCCTCTGCCTTTGCTGCTCTCGTGCTTTGCCCCACTGAACTCGTGAAGTGCCGACTACAGACCATGCATGAAATGGAGTCGTCAGGAAAGATAGCCAGAAGCCATAAGTAAGCACTGCTTGGGCACAATTGTTGGGTCTCTgttgccatttgtatattttatattgtacTCAAACTGAGAGAAATGGATTTATCCACtccaaaatactgttttcagaaCTCTTTCCCCTGCCAGAGGATCACTTTCTGGATGGACTGCCTGTGATGGCtgcacccacccccgcccccacatcAGAGCATTGTAGGCAGATATTTAATAGCCGGGAAGTAAGCCAGGAGCTAATACTGCTCTTGGCGTGTTGAGTGCGTGAGGCATGATCCCCAGCTGTGTAGGAGGCACATAGCAGACAGCTTTGGAACGTGTCTGAGAGCTGAGCCTTCATAAGTATCAGTTTGGGCTCTGAGATGAATATTTGATGCCCATTCCCTGGTCTCACATGGGTGATCACCCCACATGCTGGGGTAACTTCCTTACTTCCCTCCCTGATCCTTCACATGTACCCACAGAGGGCccatgttctaaaaaaaaaaaaactcctcagAGCCCTTGTGAGCTACTCTGTGACCATCAACCCACTCTCctcctcagcctttttttttaaataaatattacctcatttattcatttgagagagagagagagagagagagagagagagagagaatcccaagcaggatccacactcagcactgagcccgacatggggctcagtcccatgacctgagcccaaatcaagagtctgacactcaaccaactgagctacccaggtgcccttcccctcAGTCTTTTAATGAGaccatatattcatttattgaacataGTATTCTATACATCTATTAGGCCACATTAGTTAATCAtgtttaaatcttcttttttctataagcaaattcttctaaaaatttttaaaatttaaattttagttaacatacagtacagtatttgtttcaggagtggaattagGTGATTTATCACTGACCTAtgatgcccagtgctcatcccaagtgccctccttaatgcccatcacccatttagcccatccccccacccatctccctctgtCAACCCGTAGGTTGTTCTCTGTCATTGTCTCttgtttccctcccttctcttcccctgcccttcccacatgctcatctgtgttgtttcttaaattccacatatgagtgaaataatatagtatttgtctttctctggcttattttgcttagcataataccttctagctccatccacatcattgcaaatgacaatgtgtatatatttacacacacactacatctttatccatcagtcagtggacacttgggctctctccatagtttggctattgttcattatgctgttataaacattggggtacatgtaccctttgaatctttttatccttttccccTTCAGTCTTTAAAATAGATTCTAGTTACCTCATGAGAGTGTGTCATATACAGTATGATTTATTTGGGTTCTCAAGCAATTTATTGTCTTTGTTAATCTCAAcacttgtttatttatcttaacaTCTGGCTGACCAAAGTTCTCGTCAGTGTGGTTTACTCAAAGTCTGTAAATCTGctgggaaaaaaacagataaattggcCACTTACAGAGTTAGTCTCCTCCTAGTGAGGATGGTGTTTGTATAACAGAGCTCTATATCCTGTACCCTTGAGATTCATTACAGCCAGTTTGAATCTAGTCCTAGCTTAGGGGTCCAAAAATGTaagtctttaaaactttttattgaacTATAATACATATGCAGAAATCATAAGTGTGGGGTTCTATAGTCCTAAAACAAACATAGTTGAAGCCAGGGCCCAGATCAAGAGGTAGAACATTAACAACACCCAGAAAGTTGCTCTCATGCCCCTTAGTAGTTTAAGGTActtttaagaaagtaaattttgGGGCCAAAGACTTAGGAAAATGGATACCTTGCACAAAAGTAAATATTGGTTGACTGTATTTTAGGTGTGGCAGTGCCCACGCAGGGGTATAGTAGCTTAGGGTTAAAACTTGGATCAGAAGGCACTGAGTTGAATTACTCTGTTATATTCCCATTGTAGAATGGGAGCTGAGTTGCAGGAAGGACCTGGCCAATAGGTGATGCCTGAGGAAGCCTTCTGAAGGGCCTTTTATTACGTTCGGTTTGATCCTCCACTGGTCCAAGCCAGGGTCACCTGCTGAGCTAAGTGAGAAGCGAGGGGTTCTCTACACTGCACTGAGCAGGTGTTTCTGGTACTGTTTTTCTGATGGGTAAAGCCTGCCATGGTGCCCACCGTCAGGAAGAGGGGTCTAGCAGAAAGTGTCCTGCATCCCGGCTGCTACAAGGCTCTGAGCAgcgtgaaataaaaattattacataccTACTTCCTTAAAAACTAAATTCTTGGTGCTTCTTGCCCTACAggaatttttttgagagagagggcacaagcagggaggggcagagggaggagacagaggatccacagtgggctctctgatgacagcagagagcttgatgtggggctcaaactcaccaaccatgaatgagatcatgacctgaggcaaagtcagactgagccacccaggcgccccaccctccAGGAATTTCTAAGAATTTCCTTTGTCTTGCCTTCAAGTAACATTTACTCCGTTGTTCATTTCCCTGTACTAgcacagaggaaaacaaacctGAAGCACCTGAACCAAGTGCCTCAGTACACATCAGTTCAAAACAAAGGTTGGGGAGGGTAGGACTGGTGGGAGGTAGGGGCCTGGGCAAATAcaacaccattttatttttgctgagtTTGTACAGCTCCTTATTGTAATTTCACTCATTTGCTGTTGGAAAAAGATGGGTATTGGCTCTCTTACATCTTTGATAACGACCTCTAGAATGTATGAatgcactttttattttcaaatgaggaacTAAGGAATTTGTTTATTGAGGGCCAGAGGATgcaagccataaaaaaaaaaaaagagcttatcTGGCTTTCACaaacctctctttctctgcttgccAAACGGAGTTGGATTTTATTTGCACATCTTCGGAGGGTCCTTTacacggggcgggggtggggggagctgtggGGCAGATTCCTGAAGAGCCCCTCCAGAGAGGGGTCattgggtgggaggggtgggagtgaTGCCCGGTGCTGTCTGCGTCTTTCCCTTCTGCTTCGTGTGTGCTACGAAAGTCATTGCATGTGATGTGAGCCCAGCAGTTAGCCAAAAGGAGCTCTGTGAGCTCCCTTTGCCATGTCCGTTCTGGTCCGGGTCCATTGCTTGTTTTGTCCACGGCCAGAGGCCCTGATTTTCCAAAACTCCAGGGAACTCCTTTTCCATGAGTACTCTCAGGCCCTCCTTTGCTGAGGAGGCTCGATCCCCAGCCCACTTGGGATGTGTGAACACCATGCTTCCGTGTGAGACGGGGTTCTGGTGCGGTCTGTTGAAATCTTGGCGGGGGGTGTGGCGGGCACACCCAGCTTTGTACAAATGCACTTTAATGAAATGTCTTTTGTCATCGGATAGTTTATGAGAACGCTGGTCCTAAAATAACTGCGCTTCTCTGAGATTTCCTCTCAGTAGAAGCCTTCTGTTCTCAGAATCCGGGTCCCTTGGTTTCTAGAATCAGCCGCTGCCTGCCCTAAGTGCGGCTCACTGTCTCCTCACAGCACAGTCTGGTCCGTGGTGAAGAGCGTCCTCAGGAAGGACGGCCCCTTGGGCTTCTACCACGGCCTCTCCAGCACTTTACTCCGAGAGGTGCCaggctatttcttcttcttcGGCGGCTACGAACTGAGCAGGTCGTTTTTTGCATCAGGAAGATCGAAGGATGAACTAGGTAGGTGTGCCCACGTTGACCCCGTCGGCTGGGATGGGCTGCGCCCCAGAGTGGCGTGGTGGCCAGGTGTGCTGTGGGAGTCTGGCATTTCTGGAGGCCGGCAGGGAACTTGGCACCTTCCTGTCGGTGTGGTAATGTCCCCGGGACGGGGATGAAGCCGTGCATCCCAAACTTCTTTACTGGAATAACATGTGTTAGGGGAGAATATCAAAATTACCTTCCCTGTGGGAAATCTCCAATAAATGGGTGAATGGACCATAAAGGATTTTGCAGTAAGCTTAAAACTTGGTAATAAATCTCAAGAGTGTTTCCAGAGTGCTGGAAAGTGTAGTTCTTTCTAGATAATCCTACTGAGCTGCTTGACTCATATCATGACTCATGACAAACCATGGCCAAGtttggctcctttttttttcctcaaacacCTCCCTTCAGTGTTTTGGACTTCACTCTGGGGTCCGGCAGGCTCCCAGGCTTAACCGTTGTGCTTAATAAGACAATTTGGGTTTTCATGGTAAAGGAAGAATCAGGGCCGTGAGGcattaaaatattgaaacacttgagagtgagagagttgAAGAGATCGTGGCCTGTGTCTCAGTGGCCACCGTTCTCATTCCTCCCGGCGGGGCGTGCTGCTTCTGTGTGGGCCGGCCCCCTGGAAGACAGGCCACAGTGATCAGCACGGACCTGGCACGATGAGGGGCCGACCCCGAGTGCCACAAAGGACCTTGTGCCCGCAGAGCTTTGGCCGCTCCTTCTGAGGACTGTGCTCTGCGCATTAGCAATTTTATTTGCTGCAGCCGCTGCTACCGTGACCTCTGGAAATGCTGTTCTTGAGGCAAAACGCTGTTTGCCGATTTCCTCGCCTAGGCCCTGTCCCTTTGATGTTAAGCGGTGGAGTTGGTGGAATCTGCCTCTGGCTGGCTGTGTACCCAGTGGATTGCGTCAAATCCAGAATTCAAGTCCTTTCCATGTCTGGAAAACAGGCAGGATTTGTCGGAACCTTGATAAGCATCGTGAAAAATGAAGGTGAGTCTGCTCATTGCAGAAACAGAGTAGGTGTGTCCAGTGTGGTCATTTCTCCGCCAACCTTCCCGAGGTCGATCAGGGAGTGTGGTTGCGCTCTCCCCCCGCCGCCTCTCTCCAGCCCTGGTGCTGTTTTCACACCCTTTCTTGAGACTCCTTTCATTCTCAGCCATGTTCGAAGTTGTTATTCTTCACTTCTGGGCCAGGAGTCTTTGTTCTAAGTCACCTggagggaatttttaaaatacggTCTGTGTCCAAGGGGATGAATGTTTTGAAGCCGCACCATTTGTTTTACGTAATACAGATGCTATCAGAAACGACCTCTAACAGAGATGCTGAGGGATTTAAAGGAACGCGCAACAAATTCTTAATGCTAAGTCCTCCTGAAGGCAATTTGCTATTAATTTTGAGAGTTATACAAGAATATAAAGACTCTCCAGGTGATGTTTGTATAAAGCCAGTTTCATGCCACTAGTGAGTCAAGACCTGTTCTTCTGGCATCCACTGTACAACTTGGGATGTGAACTTCTCtgtcttggttaaaaaaaaaatttttttttaatgtttgtttatttttgacagacagagcacatgcaggggaggggcagagagagtgggagacacagaatctgaagcgggctccaggctgtcagcacagagcccgatgtggggctcgaactcacgaaccatgaggtcatgacccgagctgaagtcagacgatgaacagactgagccacccaggcggcccttgattttttttttttttttaatgtttatttttgggggtgggggggcaggggaggagggagagagagagaatgagaacatgagtcggggaggggcagagagagagaatcccaagcaggccctaaactgtcagctcagagccagacgcagggctcagttccacaaatgatgggatcatgacctcagccaaaactgagttggacgcttaaccgactgagccacccaggtgcccttctgtcTTGATTTTGAGCGAGAGCACAGTTATTGTGTGTGGAACAGTTTGGTTCATGTCCCAAAGCTGCAGAACACTTGATAGTTTCACAGAGTCCTCCCACCTCCCTTACCCACCTGGATCTGCATAGCCACCTTGGGCAGTGCCAGCAGTCGACACGGGACGCGGACTTAAGCGCCCGTGCTCTTCGCCCGATGCCTTATGGTCCTCGCCCTCCCAGGGGACGCCGCAAAGCCGCTGCCCCCCCGGGGGCCCTGGGCTGCCAGGTGAGGCCTCTGCTCTGCCTGATCCATTTCCTGGGGATGAACCAGGCATGAGATTAGTGTGTGTTACCTGAGCATCCGCCAGTTTTGCTGGGAGGCCTGACGCTTGTCCTTGTTTCCATTAGTCCGCTTCGTTCCTGTTAGTCCAGGGAAACCTGGAAGGAAGTTCTTCCATCACCTACTGGTTTGTAGTGCGTTGTCTGGATCTGTAGGTACACAGCCCTGTGCTCTGCAGTTTCACGTGATGTCTCAGACTTGGGTCACTTTCTGTCTTCTAGGAATAACGGCCTTATATTCTGGACTGAAACCTACTATGATTCGAGCATTCCCTGCCAATGGGGCGCTATTTTTGGCCTACGAGTACAGCAGGAAGTTGATGATGAGCCAGTTTGAAGCATACTGAAGTGTCCTGGTGAACCTAGATCCAAGTATCGGCGTTTGAGGACAACAGTTCA
This window encodes:
- the SLC25A15 gene encoding mitochondrial ornithine transporter 1 isoform X2, whose amino-acid sequence is MQTFPDLYRGLTDCCLKTYSQVGFRGFYKGTSPALIANIAENSVLFMCYGFCQQVVRKVVGLEKQAKLSDLQNAAAGSFASAFAALVLCPTELVKCRLQTMHEMESSGKIARSHNTVWSVVKSVLRKDGPLGFYHGLSSTLLREVPGYFFFFGGYELSRSFFASGRSKDELGPVPLMLSGGVGGICLWLAVYPVDCVKSRIQVLSMSGKQAGFVGTLISIVKNEGITALYSGLKPTMIRAFPANGALFLAYEYSRKLMMSQFEAY
- the SLC25A15 gene encoding mitochondrial ornithine transporter 1 isoform X1 is translated as MKSSPAIQAAIDLTAGAAGGTACVLTGQPFDTVKVKMQTFPDLYRGLTDCCLKTYSQVGFRGFYKGTSPALIANIAENSVLFMCYGFCQQVVRKVVGLEKQAKLSDLQNAAAGSFASAFAALVLCPTELVKCRLQTMHEMESSGKIARSHNTVWSVVKSVLRKDGPLGFYHGLSSTLLREVPGYFFFFGGYELSRSFFASGRSKDELGPVPLMLSGGVGGICLWLAVYPVDCVKSRIQVLSMSGKQAGFVGTLISIVKNEGITALYSGLKPTMIRAFPANGALFLAYEYSRKLMMSQFEAY